Proteins encoded in a region of the Nitrospira sp. genome:
- a CDS encoding arylsulfatase: MTRPIVGLALLALLILPTWAIAQEVLPRPEQPFKGHIGRTAKDSKPDFPKPVQAPKGAPNVLLIMTDDVGFGASTTFGGPVPTPTMDRLAQAGLRYTQFHTTALCSPTRAALLSGRNHHSAATGVVMEIGTGYPGYNSLMPRSTGTFAEVLKQNGYNTAWYGKNHNVPDWHTSQAGPYDLWPTGLGFEYFYGFIGADSNGWNPPLVEGTKPIEPPHDAKDYHLDRDLADHAIARIRLLNAVAPDKPWLQYYAPGSSHAPHHAPKDWIAKFKGRFDQGWDKVREETFARQKKLGIIPPNTQLTPRPKEIPAWDSLNADQKKVYARMMEVYAAALSHADHHIGRVVDAIEEMGKLDNTLVIYIQGDNGASAEGTPQGLLNEFAILNNIPEDFNQVLARMDELGSPMTYNHYPVGWAHAMDTPFQWTKQIASHFGGTRNGLVISWPARIKDKGGIRTHFHHVIDIAPTILEAAGLSMPAELNGVPQKLIEGVSMVYTFDEAKAPSTHRTQYFEMFVNRAIYNDGWVAATTPAVAPWVMGQSPGIDAYKWELYNVAEDFSEAVNLADKQPDKLRELQELFWIEAAKYNVLPLDNSKVERFDVSIRPSLTRGRSVFTYFDGMTRLPEGTAPDLKNKSFKIGADVDIPVKGANGVIATQGGRFNGWGFYLLDGKPVFHYNLVGVQRFNIAGKEKLAHGKHVILVDFKYDGGGIAKGGTVTLTVDNKPVASGRIERTYAFRVSLDETLDIGEDTGTPVSEDYKVPFAFTGKLNRVLIQLGDSPLTPEDEEQIRRAKAAITISQ; this comes from the coding sequence ATGACGCGTCCGATCGTGGGTCTTGCCCTGCTCGCTCTACTCATCTTGCCGACTTGGGCGATCGCTCAGGAGGTGCTGCCCCGGCCGGAACAGCCCTTCAAGGGCCACATCGGGCGCACGGCGAAGGACTCCAAACCGGACTTTCCGAAGCCGGTCCAGGCGCCCAAAGGCGCGCCCAACGTGCTGCTGATCATGACCGATGACGTCGGCTTTGGCGCGTCCACGACGTTTGGCGGACCGGTTCCAACCCCGACGATGGACCGGCTGGCGCAGGCTGGGCTGCGCTACACGCAGTTTCATACCACGGCGCTTTGCTCGCCCACGCGCGCGGCGTTGCTCTCAGGGCGCAATCACCACTCGGCCGCGACCGGGGTCGTCATGGAGATCGGCACCGGTTACCCCGGCTACAACTCGCTCATGCCGAGGAGCACCGGCACGTTTGCCGAAGTGCTCAAGCAGAACGGCTACAACACCGCCTGGTACGGCAAGAACCACAATGTCCCTGACTGGCACACCAGCCAGGCCGGACCCTACGACCTCTGGCCCACCGGCTTGGGATTTGAGTATTTCTACGGCTTCATCGGCGCCGACTCCAACGGGTGGAACCCGCCGCTCGTCGAGGGCACCAAGCCCATCGAGCCGCCGCATGACGCCAAGGACTACCACCTCGACAGGGACCTGGCCGATCACGCCATCGCGCGCATCCGCCTGTTGAACGCGGTCGCGCCGGACAAGCCGTGGCTGCAATACTACGCCCCAGGTAGCTCCCACGCCCCGCACCACGCGCCCAAGGACTGGATCGCCAAGTTCAAGGGCCGGTTCGACCAGGGCTGGGACAAGGTGCGGGAGGAAACCTTCGCGCGACAGAAAAAGCTGGGCATCATCCCGCCCAATACGCAGCTCACGCCGCGTCCCAAGGAAATCCCGGCGTGGGACTCGCTCAATGCCGATCAGAAGAAAGTCTACGCGCGCATGATGGAGGTCTATGCGGCGGCGCTGTCGCACGCCGACCACCACATCGGCCGCGTCGTTGATGCCATCGAGGAGATGGGGAAGCTGGACAACACACTGGTCATCTATATCCAGGGTGACAACGGTGCCAGCGCCGAGGGTACGCCGCAGGGCCTGCTCAACGAGTTTGCCATCCTCAACAACATTCCGGAGGATTTCAACCAAGTCCTGGCGCGAATGGACGAGCTCGGCTCCCCTATGACCTATAACCATTATCCGGTCGGCTGGGCGCACGCCATGGACACGCCCTTCCAGTGGACGAAGCAGATCGCGTCGCACTTCGGCGGCACGCGCAACGGGCTGGTCATCTCCTGGCCTGCTCGGATCAAGGACAAGGGCGGCATCCGTACCCATTTCCACCATGTCATCGACATCGCTCCGACCATTCTAGAGGCGGCGGGCCTGTCGATGCCCGCTGAGCTCAACGGCGTGCCGCAGAAGCTGATCGAGGGCGTGAGCATGGTGTATACGTTCGATGAGGCGAAGGCGCCGTCCACGCACCGCACCCAGTATTTCGAGATGTTCGTGAACCGCGCCATCTATAACGACGGCTGGGTCGCCGCCACCACCCCGGCTGTCGCGCCATGGGTCATGGGCCAGTCGCCCGGTATCGATGCCTACAAGTGGGAACTCTACAATGTTGCCGAGGACTTCAGCGAGGCTGTGAACCTCGCCGACAAGCAACCGGACAAGCTCCGCGAGCTGCAAGAGCTGTTCTGGATCGAGGCCGCCAAGTACAACGTCCTCCCGCTCGACAACAGCAAGGTCGAGCGCTTCGACGTCAGCATCCGCCCAAGCCTCACGCGCGGGCGCAGCGTCTTTACCTACTTCGACGGCATGACGCGCCTCCCAGAAGGCACCGCGCCGGATCTCAAGAACAAGTCGTTCAAGATCGGCGCCGACGTGGACATTCCCGTCAAGGGTGCCAACGGCGTAATCGCGACGCAGGGTGGACGTTTCAACGGCTGGGGCTTCTATCTGCTCGACGGCAAGCCGGTGTTCCACTACAACCTCGTGGGAGTCCAGCGGTTCAACATCGCAGGCAAGGAGAAGCTCGCCCACGGCAAGCACGTCATCCTGGTGGACTTCAAGTATGACGGCGGCGGCATTGCCAAAGGTGGCACCGTCACGCTTACCGTGGACAACAAGCCGGTCGCCTCTGGCCGCATCGAGCGTACCTACGCCTTCCGCGTGTCACTCGACGAGACGCTGGATATCGGCGAGGACACCGGCACCCCGGTGAGCGAAGACTACAAGGTGCCGTTTGCGTTCACCGGCAAACTGAATCGCGTCCTCATCCAGCTCGGCGACTCCCCACTCACTCCCGAAGATGAGGAGCAGATCCGGCGCGCCAAAGCCGCCATCACCATTTCACAATAG
- a CDS encoding TolC family protein, with the protein MVELHRVAGRLLVRRAASWAALVVVTALACLIPANSGQAQISEIPSAVEDWLSQIQKGLFGDGLFKAEPIPKVEPLRPGPTVLQLTVDETMSLFLKQNLDLLLAHYGIDAAKGRQITARLFPNPTLNVNTLSAYTQGCNISNCGMVGPSVSQLFEVAGKRGYRIKVADLEASSIEAGFEDIVRQLVFVLKDSYFNLQRQRGHLAIDQKALDILSKSLQSRPGRKSDSDVDRVRLGLLTVNTEAEVLKDLQAVEDASGDLRVLLRLSPDVEIELETPLIFYPKELKLAELVSYAVENRPDIRARRIVRDKRKTELKLARVIPYPNVTAQLGYMVQGPHGPDNQQQWGIGFSVPLPVFDRNQGGIVEAEVAIRMAQTEVDKATVLIQNEVSVSYRRFLHARKLVDATNGAIEHSSMVFQAAQEGYSKKEVGILDLESARRSYGETEINHLDALFGYYESLFRLERDTGRTINF; encoded by the coding sequence ATGGTGGAGCTGCATCGCGTAGCAGGCAGACTGTTAGTCCGACGCGCGGCCTCTTGGGCGGCGCTCGTCGTGGTGACTGCACTGGCATGCCTCATACCGGCAAACAGCGGGCAGGCGCAGATATCCGAAATCCCGTCAGCTGTCGAAGACTGGCTGTCACAAATCCAGAAAGGGTTGTTTGGGGACGGGTTGTTCAAGGCTGAACCGATACCCAAAGTCGAACCCCTTCGTCCGGGACCCACCGTCTTGCAGCTCACAGTGGACGAAACCATGAGCTTGTTCCTGAAACAGAACTTGGACCTCCTACTGGCACATTACGGAATTGATGCGGCCAAAGGCCGTCAAATCACCGCCCGGCTCTTTCCCAATCCCACGCTCAACGTCAACACCCTGAGTGCCTATACTCAGGGGTGCAACATAAGCAACTGTGGAATGGTCGGTCCGTCTGTGAGTCAACTGTTCGAAGTGGCTGGAAAACGAGGCTACAGAATCAAGGTTGCCGACTTGGAAGCCTCATCCATAGAGGCAGGATTCGAAGACATAGTCCGGCAACTGGTGTTTGTGCTCAAGGACAGCTATTTTAATCTGCAGCGACAGCGTGGCCACCTGGCTATCGACCAAAAGGCGCTGGACATTCTTTCGAAATCGCTTCAATCGAGGCCTGGCAGGAAGTCAGATTCCGACGTCGATCGGGTGAGGTTGGGTCTGCTGACCGTCAACACGGAAGCGGAAGTGCTCAAGGATCTGCAAGCCGTCGAAGACGCTTCAGGCGACCTCCGGGTCCTCTTAAGGCTGTCCCCGGATGTCGAAATCGAATTGGAAACACCCCTCATATTCTACCCAAAGGAGCTAAAGCTCGCTGAACTCGTGAGCTATGCGGTGGAAAACCGTCCGGACATCCGGGCCCGCCGGATCGTCCGCGACAAACGAAAAACCGAGCTGAAACTGGCACGAGTGATTCCCTATCCCAACGTGACGGCCCAGCTGGGATACATGGTCCAGGGTCCTCACGGTCCGGACAACCAGCAACAGTGGGGCATCGGTTTCAGCGTGCCGCTTCCGGTCTTCGATAGGAATCAAGGAGGGATTGTCGAGGCTGAGGTGGCCATCAGGATGGCCCAAACCGAAGTGGACAAGGCGACGGTGCTGATCCAGAACGAGGTCAGCGTCTCATACCGCAGGTTCCTGCACGCCAGGAAACTGGTCGATGCGACCAATGGAGCAATCGAGCACTCTTCCATGGTCTTTCAGGCCGCTCAAGAGGGTTATTCGAAAAAGGAAGTCGGAATCCTCGACTTGGAAAGCGCACGCCGCTCCTATGGGGAAACAGAAATCAATCATCTGGATGCTCTGTTCGGCTACTACGAATCACTGTTCCGCCTCGAACGGGACACCGGACGCACGATCAACTTTTGA